One genomic region from Flagellimonas oceani encodes:
- a CDS encoding serine hydrolase domain-containing protein: MKNILVAAALLVAFTTTFTANAQKINFPQRYETWKAAEKGQFKWDQEALDKAVEYAYANEYSGSRDLRIAILEGFKREPFHEILGPTKKRGGPAGMIMKNGYVLASWGDTKRVDMTFSVTKSFLSTVAGLAEDQGLINDTKDKVRDYIWDGTFDGAHNSKITWEHLLQQNSDWSGELWGGKDWADRPPSEGGLDDWKFRKLNEPGTVMEYNDVRVNVLAYSLTHVWRKPLPMVLKEEVMDKIGATTTWRWFGYKDAWTEVDGIQMKSVTGGGHSGAGLFISTEDMARFGTLFLNNGKWEDQQIISEDWIIKATTPSVPNVNYGYMWWLNQQGGRHWDGVPEHVFYAAGFGGNFIVVDQKSGLVIVTRWLEPSKIGEFVKQVYEVF, encoded by the coding sequence ATGAAAAATATCCTAGTTGCAGCAGCACTTCTTGTTGCGTTCACCACAACCTTTACTGCCAATGCCCAAAAAATCAATTTCCCACAACGCTACGAAACGTGGAAAGCTGCAGAAAAGGGTCAATTTAAATGGGATCAAGAAGCTTTGGACAAAGCAGTGGAATACGCCTATGCCAATGAATATTCAGGTTCCAGAGATTTGCGTATTGCCATATTGGAAGGCTTCAAACGTGAACCATTCCACGAAATACTAGGGCCTACGAAGAAAAGGGGCGGTCCAGCAGGTATGATTATGAAAAATGGCTACGTGCTGGCTTCTTGGGGAGACACCAAACGGGTGGATATGACTTTCAGTGTCACCAAAAGCTTTTTATCCACTGTTGCTGGACTGGCCGAAGACCAAGGTTTGATCAACGACACCAAGGACAAAGTGAGGGACTACATTTGGGATGGCACTTTTGATGGTGCGCACAACTCCAAAATAACCTGGGAACACCTATTGCAACAAAACTCTGATTGGTCAGGGGAATTGTGGGGCGGTAAGGATTGGGCGGACCGTCCACCGAGTGAAGGAGGTCTGGACGATTGGAAATTCCGAAAGCTCAACGAACCCGGTACGGTAATGGAGTACAACGATGTTCGCGTAAACGTATTGGCCTATTCGTTGACCCATGTGTGGAGAAAACCGCTGCCCATGGTCCTCAAAGAAGAGGTGATGGATAAGATCGGGGCGACCACAACTTGGCGTTGGTTTGGCTACAAAGATGCTTGGACCGAAGTCGATGGGATACAGATGAAATCCGTGACCGGTGGTGGGCACTCTGGAGCCGGACTTTTTATCTCCACAGAGGATATGGCCCGTTTTGGAACGCTCTTTTTGAATAATGGCAAATGGGAGGACCAACAAATCATCAGTGAAGATTGGATCATAAAAGCTACTACGCCTTCTGTGCCCAATGTGAATTATGGCTATATGTGGTGGCTGAACCAACAAGGAGGCCGCCACTGGGATGGTGTTCCCGAACATGTGTTCTACGCCGCAGGTTTTGGGGGCAATTTTATTGTGGTGGACCAAAAAAGCGGGTTGGTCATTGTAACGCGCTGGCTGGAACCTTCAAAAATTGGGGAGTTTGTAAAGCAGGTGTATGAGGTTTTTTAA
- the mfd gene encoding transcription-repair coupling factor: MTKTPISQLFEQSPQLGKLRDTIAQPLASARGASQKISIKGLVGSSLSFVISEAFKSAESPFLLILNDKEEAAYLLNDLEQLIGEKDVLFYPGSYRRPYQIEETDNANVLLRAEVLNRINSRKKPAIIVTYPDALFEKVVTRKELDKNTQKIKLGDEISLDFLNEVLFEYQFKRVDFVTEPGEFSVRGGIVDVFSFSHDEPYRIEFFGDEVDSIRTFDVETQLSTDKVKKITIIPNVENKFTEETRESFLKYISANTVVFAKNPALIYDRIDSFFEKAEESFAKLSQEIKHAKPKELFLDSALLKEQLKDYLCFEIGTSTPLSHQNTGEMVTERPPAERAGSRSDIIQFNTKPQPAFNKKFDLLIENLNDNRDAGYSNYIFCSTEQQAKRFHDIFNEVDETVHYQTIIFPLYQGFVDDDLKLVCYTDHQIFERYHKFHLKNGYAKKQAITLKELNKLEIGDYVTHIDHGIGKFGGLQKIDVEGKKQEAIKLIYGDRDILYVSIHSLHKISKYNGKDGAPPKIYKLGSAAWKKLKQKTKARVKKIAFDLIKVYAKRRLEKGFQYAPDSYLQHELEASFLYEDTPDQEKSTQDVKKDMESERPMDRLICGDVGFGKTEVAIRAAFKAVDNGKQVAILVPTTILAFQHHRTFSERLKEMPVTVDYLNRFRTAKEKRETLENLESGKVDIIIGTHQLVNKNVKFKDLGLLIVDEEQKFGVSVKEKLRSIKENVDVLTLTATPIPRTLQFSLMAARDLSVINTPPPNRYPIESHVIRLNEDIIRDAVSYEIQRGGQVFFIHNRIENIKEVAGMLQRLVPDAKIGIGHGQMEGKKLETLMLSFMNGEFDVLVSTTIIESGLDVTNANTIFIHNANNFGLSDLHQMRGRVGRSNKKAFCYFITPPYEVMTTEARKRIEALEQFTELGSGFNIAMKDLEIRGAGDLLGGEQSGFINEIGFETYQKILSEAIEELKENEFKELYDEVEGDKEKVYVKEMQLDTDFELLFPDDYINNITERLNLYTQLNDVEDEEGLQKFEAQLVDRFGELPEPVVDLMNSVRVKWIATHIGLEKVIMKKGKFIGYFIADQQSSFYQSPVFTQVLQYVQSHPQQAKLKEKQTRTGLRLLLTFDRITSVDKALKVLEPFMPQEQNVSA, from the coding sequence TTGACCAAAACCCCGATTTCACAACTTTTTGAACAGTCTCCCCAACTTGGGAAACTGAGGGATACTATTGCCCAACCTCTCGCCTCCGCTCGAGGTGCCAGTCAAAAAATAAGCATCAAAGGACTTGTGGGCTCTTCACTTTCCTTTGTGATTTCAGAAGCTTTCAAGTCTGCCGAATCACCATTCTTGTTGATTTTGAACGACAAGGAAGAAGCTGCTTATCTTTTGAATGATTTGGAGCAGTTGATTGGAGAAAAAGATGTCCTTTTTTATCCCGGAAGCTACCGAAGACCGTATCAAATTGAAGAAACGGACAATGCCAACGTACTTCTGCGTGCAGAGGTATTGAACCGTATCAATTCCAGAAAGAAACCGGCGATAATCGTTACGTATCCCGATGCACTTTTTGAGAAAGTGGTGACCAGAAAGGAACTGGACAAAAACACCCAAAAAATAAAGTTGGGCGATGAAATCTCGTTGGATTTTTTAAACGAAGTGCTGTTTGAATACCAGTTTAAACGGGTGGATTTTGTGACCGAACCTGGGGAGTTTTCTGTTCGTGGGGGTATTGTGGATGTCTTTTCCTTCTCTCACGATGAACCTTATCGTATCGAGTTCTTTGGGGATGAAGTGGACAGCATTCGAACTTTTGATGTGGAAACCCAGCTTTCCACCGACAAAGTGAAGAAAATTACCATCATACCCAATGTGGAAAACAAGTTTACCGAGGAAACACGGGAAAGCTTCTTAAAATATATTTCGGCCAATACCGTGGTCTTTGCAAAAAACCCTGCGCTGATCTACGACCGGATTGATTCCTTTTTTGAAAAAGCTGAGGAGAGTTTTGCCAAGTTGAGTCAAGAGATCAAACACGCGAAACCCAAGGAACTCTTTCTGGATTCAGCTTTGTTGAAAGAGCAGTTGAAGGATTATTTATGTTTTGAGATTGGTACTTCGACTCCGCTCAGCCACCAAAATACAGGAGAAATGGTCACTGAGCGCCCGCCTGCCGAACGGGCAGGAAGTCGAAGTGACATCATCCAATTCAACACCAAACCCCAGCCAGCTTTCAACAAAAAATTTGACCTGCTTATTGAAAATCTCAATGACAATCGGGATGCAGGTTACAGCAATTATATTTTCTGTTCCACCGAGCAACAGGCCAAGCGTTTTCACGACATTTTTAATGAAGTGGACGAAACGGTGCACTACCAGACCATCATTTTTCCCTTGTACCAAGGTTTTGTTGACGATGACCTTAAACTGGTCTGCTATACCGATCATCAAATTTTTGAGCGTTACCACAAATTCCATCTGAAGAATGGCTACGCCAAAAAGCAGGCCATCACGCTGAAGGAACTCAACAAGCTGGAAATTGGCGATTATGTGACCCACATTGATCACGGTATCGGCAAGTTTGGTGGGTTGCAAAAAATTGATGTGGAGGGCAAAAAGCAGGAAGCCATCAAACTGATTTATGGCGACCGTGATATTCTCTACGTCAGCATCCATTCGCTTCATAAAATATCGAAATACAATGGTAAGGACGGGGCGCCTCCCAAAATATACAAACTGGGTTCGGCGGCTTGGAAAAAACTCAAGCAAAAGACCAAGGCCAGGGTCAAAAAGATTGCCTTCGATCTGATAAAAGTCTATGCCAAACGGCGATTGGAAAAAGGATTTCAATACGCGCCGGACAGCTATTTACAACACGAGCTCGAAGCTTCTTTCTTGTACGAAGACACGCCGGATCAAGAAAAAAGTACCCAGGACGTCAAGAAGGATATGGAGAGCGAACGCCCGATGGACCGCTTGATTTGTGGGGATGTTGGTTTTGGGAAAACGGAAGTCGCGATACGGGCTGCGTTTAAAGCCGTGGACAACGGCAAACAGGTGGCTATTTTGGTTCCCACAACGATTTTGGCTTTTCAGCATCATAGAACATTTTCCGAACGATTGAAGGAAATGCCCGTAACCGTGGATTACCTCAACCGATTTAGAACAGCGAAGGAGAAAAGGGAGACCCTAGAAAATCTGGAAAGTGGCAAAGTGGATATCATTATTGGAACACACCAGTTGGTCAACAAGAATGTAAAGTTCAAGGATTTGGGCTTGCTCATTGTGGACGAGGAACAGAAATTCGGGGTTTCCGTAAAAGAAAAACTGCGTTCCATCAAAGAAAACGTGGATGTGCTCACGCTGACCGCCACACCGATTCCAAGGACGTTACAGTTCAGTTTGATGGCCGCTCGTGATCTCTCTGTCATCAATACCCCTCCACCGAACCGCTACCCCATCGAAAGCCATGTGATTCGATTGAACGAGGATATTATCCGTGATGCCGTATCCTACGAAATCCAACGGGGCGGACAGGTGTTCTTCATCCATAATCGCATTGAAAACATCAAAGAGGTGGCCGGAATGCTCCAACGCTTGGTGCCCGATGCCAAAATTGGGATTGGACACGGACAAATGGAGGGCAAAAAACTGGAAACCTTGATGCTTTCTTTTATGAACGGTGAGTTTGATGTTTTGGTTTCGACCACCATCATTGAAAGTGGTTTGGATGTGACCAACGCCAACACCATTTTCATTCACAACGCCAACAATTTTGGATTGAGCGACTTGCACCAAATGCGCGGGCGAGTAGGCCGAAGCAACAAAAAAGCGTTCTGTTATTTTATCACGCCACCTTATGAAGTGATGACCACCGAGGCCCGAAAACGTATCGAAGCTTTGGAACAATTCACCGAGCTGGGCAGTGGTTTCAATATTGCGATGAAGGATTTGGAAATTCGTGGTGCCGGTGACTTGTTGGGAGGAGAGCAGAGTGGATTTATCAACGAGATTGGATTTGAGACCTATCAAAAAATACTGTCCGAAGCCATAGAGGAACTCAAGGAAAACGAGTTCAAGGAACTGTATGATGAAGTTGAGGGCGATAAGGAAAAAGTATATGTGAAAGAGATGCAGTTGGACACGGATTTTGAACTGCTCTTCCCAGATGATTACATCAACAATATTACAGAACGCTTAAACCTCTACACTCAATTGAACGATGTGGAGGACGAGGAAGGCCTACAGAAATTTGAAGCGCAATTGGTGGACCGTTTTGGCGAGTTGCCCGAGCCTGTAGTGGATTTGATGAATTCCGTCCGTGTTAAATGGATTGCCACGCATATTGGTTTGGAAAAGGTGATCATGAAGAAGGGCAAGTTTATCGGTTACTTTATTGCGGACCAGCAATCCAGTTTTTACCAAAGTCCCGTGTTCACCCAAGTGCTGCAATATGTACAGAGCCATCCCCAACAGGCCAAGCTTAAGGAAAAACAGACCCGAACAGGTTTACGGTTACTGTTGACGTTTGACAGAATCACAAGTGTGGACAAGGCGTTGAAGGTTTTGGAGCCTTTTATGCCACAAGAGCAAAATGTTTCAGCATAG
- the pdeM gene encoding ligase-associated DNA damage response endonuclease PdeM: MTHKVEIENKLFFLHPLGGLFWEEKSLLLISDVHLGKVSHFRKFGAAVPRKAIHKNFLLLDKIVSDFQPFQICFLGDLFHSSLNKEWELFENWVGKTPSEILLVAGNHDIIAPEKFEKLKISIFPELIIDSFLLTHHPEEREGYFTFCGHIHPSIKLKGFGRERIKLPCFFKSKNQMILPAFGQFTGTHSLDPEDSDEVFTIVEDSIIKV; the protein is encoded by the coding sequence ATGACCCATAAAGTTGAAATTGAAAATAAATTATTTTTTCTCCACCCTTTGGGTGGATTATTTTGGGAGGAAAAATCACTCTTGCTGATCAGTGATGTACACTTGGGCAAGGTATCCCATTTCAGAAAATTTGGTGCCGCCGTACCTCGAAAGGCCATTCACAAAAACTTTCTGCTTTTGGATAAAATCGTTTCGGATTTTCAGCCTTTTCAAATCTGTTTTTTGGGCGATTTGTTTCATTCATCCCTCAATAAAGAATGGGAATTGTTTGAGAATTGGGTAGGCAAAACACCTTCTGAAATCCTTTTGGTGGCAGGCAACCACGACATAATTGCCCCCGAAAAGTTTGAAAAACTAAAAATTTCGATATTTCCAGAGTTGATTATTGACTCTTTTTTATTGACCCATCATCCCGAAGAACGTGAGGGCTATTTTACGTTTTGCGGTCATATTCATCCTTCCATTAAACTCAAAGGTTTTGGTAGGGAACGCATCAAATTGCCCTGTTTTTTTAAGTCAAAAAATCAAATGATTCTTCCCGCCTTCGGTCAATTCACGGGCACCCATTCCCTTGACCCTGAGGATTCGGATGAAGTTTTTACCATTGTTGAGGATAGTATTATTAAGGTTTAG
- a CDS encoding gliding motility-associated C-terminal domain-containing protein, translated as MSLQQLKSNIWLITILFFCLTNCSSDGSISARNSFKCCTEEIDDNVNNLPLQENGELVDIYVSNVLTPNGDGINDFWVIENLYLYPNNTVEIYNSSDQLIFTTKGYDSAGNVFPTEEIAQGSYRYKIVIESEDVFLRQGYLCVVTEYPNNFNSNNGCQPLYPDPFLQ; from the coding sequence ATGTCCTTACAACAATTAAAATCGAACATTTGGCTAATTACCATCCTTTTTTTCTGTCTTACCAATTGTAGCTCCGATGGTTCCATTTCTGCCCGTAACTCATTCAAATGCTGTACTGAAGAAATTGATGACAATGTCAACAATTTGCCATTACAGGAAAATGGGGAACTTGTTGATATTTATGTATCCAACGTATTAACTCCCAACGGGGACGGAATTAATGATTTTTGGGTCATTGAAAACTTGTATTTGTACCCGAACAATACAGTTGAAATCTATAACTCTTCCGACCAACTTATATTTACTACAAAAGGATATGATTCTGCAGGAAATGTTTTTCCAACTGAAGAAATTGCGCAAGGCAGTTACAGGTACAAAATTGTCATTGAAAGTGAAGATGTATTTCTACGCCAAGGATATTTATGCGTTGTAACAGAGTATCCCAATAATTTTAACAGCAATAATGGATGTCAACCTCTATACCCAGACCCTTTTTTACAGTAA
- a CDS encoding ligase-associated DNA damage response DEXH box helicase has protein sequence MNQEDLFHIAENWFQKQDWKPFPFQKDTWQAFLDGKHGLLNAPTGSGKTYALWFPIVLNYIKNNPDYKTKHKKGLKAIWITPLRALSQEIKQSAERITQDLETQMTVGIRTGDTSAKERAKMRTHMPDLLITTPESLQLLLSSKGYEKTFKDCSAVVVDEWHELLGTKRGVQMELGLSRLKTICKELRIWGISATIGNLEQAREVLLGPTSPELENSVLVKANLNKKITVKSIIPKEMETFPWRGHLGLHLLDQVVPIINNSKTTLLFTNTRSQCEIWFQKILEKYPEFAGEMAMHHGSINKETRLWVEQAIRNESLKAVVCTSSLDLGVDFAPVETVIQIGGPKGVARFLQRAGRSGHRPGKESVIHFLPTHAIELVEASAMQKAVLNSAVEDRIPYLNSFDVLIQYLTTLAVSDGFYPDEIYPEIKQTFCYQTLTEEQWQWLLNFLVMGSQSLKSYDEYKKVEVEADGKFKVNSRAVAMRHRFQIGTIVGDATISVRYQKGGYIGSIEEYFISKLSPGDVFTFAGRNLEFIRIKGMAAHVRNSKKRTNKVPSWMGGRLSFSAKMSELLRQELYTAELEFSEQSEEIQALQPMFAKQREESIVPQPHQFLIETFKTRDGYHHMFYPFEGRAIHEGMSSLLAYRISLLTPITCSLAFNDYGFELLSDREINIQEILDNNLFTPEYMLSDLQKSLNSNEMARRKFRDIAVISGMVFTGYPEKGVKMKHLQSSSELLFDVFRDFEDDNLLYQQAYTETFEHQLEEGRLRLALERIAQQEIVWKQCTQPTPLSFPIITDRLREKLSNEKLADRIQRMMEKLTRK, from the coding sequence ATGAATCAAGAGGACCTTTTCCATATCGCCGAAAATTGGTTCCAAAAACAAGATTGGAAGCCATTCCCTTTTCAAAAAGATACGTGGCAAGCTTTTTTGGATGGTAAGCACGGCCTTTTGAATGCCCCTACGGGTAGTGGAAAAACCTATGCTTTGTGGTTCCCAATAGTCCTCAATTATATCAAAAACAATCCTGATTACAAGACCAAGCACAAAAAAGGATTAAAAGCCATCTGGATCACGCCATTGCGAGCACTTTCACAGGAAATCAAACAATCAGCAGAGCGCATTACCCAAGATTTGGAAACACAAATGACCGTTGGCATTCGAACAGGGGACACTTCGGCAAAAGAACGGGCAAAAATGCGAACCCATATGCCCGACCTATTGATCACAACTCCTGAAAGCTTACAGTTATTGCTGTCATCCAAAGGCTACGAAAAAACCTTCAAAGACTGTTCCGCCGTTGTTGTGGACGAATGGCACGAACTTTTGGGCACCAAGCGCGGCGTTCAAATGGAGTTGGGCCTGTCTCGATTAAAAACAATCTGCAAGGAACTACGCATTTGGGGCATATCGGCCACCATCGGGAATCTGGAACAAGCTCGCGAAGTCCTGTTGGGACCAACATCGCCAGAATTGGAAAATTCGGTTTTGGTCAAGGCCAACCTCAATAAAAAAATCACGGTGAAAAGTATCATTCCTAAGGAAATGGAAACCTTTCCCTGGCGCGGACATTTGGGATTGCATCTTTTGGACCAAGTGGTGCCCATCATCAATAATAGCAAAACCACCTTGCTTTTTACCAACACCCGTAGCCAATGTGAAATCTGGTTTCAGAAAATCTTGGAAAAATACCCTGAGTTTGCCGGTGAAATGGCGATGCACCATGGCAGTATCAACAAAGAAACCCGACTTTGGGTGGAGCAGGCCATCCGAAATGAAAGTCTAAAAGCAGTGGTCTGCACATCGAGCCTGGACTTGGGAGTGGATTTTGCGCCTGTGGAAACCGTGATCCAAATTGGCGGTCCCAAAGGCGTAGCTCGTTTTTTACAACGTGCCGGACGTAGCGGTCACCGACCGGGCAAAGAAAGTGTGATTCATTTTTTACCCACCCACGCCATCGAATTGGTTGAGGCTTCGGCCATGCAAAAAGCGGTATTGAACAGCGCCGTGGAAGACCGCATACCATACCTCAACAGCTTTGATGTCCTTATTCAATATTTGACCACTTTGGCGGTTTCCGATGGGTTTTATCCGGATGAAATCTATCCAGAAATTAAACAAACATTCTGTTACCAGACCTTGACCGAAGAACAATGGCAATGGCTTTTGAATTTTTTGGTGATGGGAAGTCAAAGTTTGAAGAGCTACGACGAGTATAAAAAGGTGGAGGTTGAAGCAGATGGCAAATTCAAAGTGAACAGCAGGGCGGTTGCTATGCGACATCGGTTTCAGATTGGGACCATTGTGGGCGATGCCACCATCTCCGTTCGCTATCAAAAAGGAGGATACATTGGCAGTATCGAGGAATATTTTATTTCCAAATTGAGTCCCGGCGATGTTTTCACTTTTGCCGGACGTAATCTGGAATTTATTAGGATCAAAGGGATGGCTGCACACGTTCGAAATTCCAAAAAGAGAACCAACAAAGTGCCCAGCTGGATGGGAGGACGTTTGAGTTTTTCTGCAAAGATGTCCGAACTGTTGCGGCAGGAATTGTATACCGCCGAGTTGGAGTTTTCGGAACAGTCAGAAGAAATACAAGCATTGCAGCCGATGTTTGCCAAACAGCGGGAAGAAAGCATTGTGCCACAGCCACATCAATTTTTGATAGAAACCTTTAAGACCCGGGATGGCTACCACCATATGTTTTACCCTTTTGAAGGCAGGGCCATTCACGAAGGGATGAGCAGTCTCTTGGCCTATCGCATCAGTTTGTTGACGCCGATAACCTGCTCCCTCGCATTTAACGATTATGGGTTTGAGTTGCTATCGGACAGGGAAATCAACATTCAGGAAATTTTGGACAACAACCTTTTTACCCCGGAGTATATGTTGTCCGACCTTCAAAAAAGTTTGAACTCCAACGAAATGGCGCGCAGAAAATTCCGTGATATTGCCGTCATCAGTGGAATGGTTTTCACGGGCTATCCCGAGAAAGGAGTCAAAATGAAGCATCTGCAAAGCAGTTCGGAATTGCTGTTTGATGTGTTCCGTGATTTTGAAGATGATAATCTGCTCTATCAGCAAGCTTATACCGAAACTTTTGAGCATCAACTGGAAGAAGGCCGTTTACGTTTGGCCTTGGAGCGAATCGCACAACAAGAAATTGTTTGGAAACAATGTACCCAACCCACGCCCCTATCTTTCCCAATTATTACGGATAGGTTGCGGGAAAAACTATCCAACGAAAAATTGGCGGACCGCATCCAACGGATGATGGAAAAACTGACCCGAAAATAA
- a CDS encoding ATP-dependent DNA ligase: MKQFAQLIKTLDGTNKTNVKVEALSQYFKEASDQDKVWTIAILSHRRPPRPVNTTLLRTWAAELSHIPLWLFEESYHIVGDLAETIALVVPSTEKGSKKSLTTFLQEMIALKQKTEAEKKEYLFQYWSELDYYERFVFNKLITGSFRIGVSQKLMTRALSKATGIEEDILAYKLMGNWDPNRISFHDLVLQEKESDYLSKPYPFFLAYAVEDDVTDLGEVTQWSAEHKWDGIRSQTILRNDEIFVWSRGEELVTDKYPEFEAFVGVIPNGTVLDGELLPYPKGEIGTFKDLQTRIGRKNVSKSLLEKIPVKLKVYDILEWKGKDIRNKTYLERRKILESMISTTLNKQVTERWSLSEVEMSRNRTPYNELPILLSERMQFNSWEEVAKERKLSREKHSEGLVLKRNDSTYQVGRKKGGWWKWKVDPLTIDAVLTYAMRGHGRRSNLFTDYTFALWDKNEEGEKELVTFAKAYSGLTDKEFRQVDAWIKKNTLERFGPVRSVTPQYVFEIAFEGIAPSKRHKSGVATRFPRILKWRKDKKIDEANSLDDLKALIPSKAKGSHKK; this comes from the coding sequence ATGAAACAGTTTGCCCAACTCATAAAAACATTGGATGGCACCAATAAAACCAATGTAAAGGTGGAGGCACTCTCCCAATACTTTAAAGAAGCGAGCGACCAAGACAAGGTTTGGACCATCGCCATACTATCCCACAGAAGACCTCCGCGTCCCGTGAACACAACTTTGCTGCGTACTTGGGCAGCTGAACTATCCCATATTCCATTGTGGCTGTTCGAAGAGAGCTATCATATCGTTGGAGATTTGGCCGAGACCATTGCTTTGGTGGTTCCCTCAACAGAAAAAGGCTCAAAAAAATCATTGACCACCTTTTTACAGGAGATGATAGCCTTGAAACAAAAAACGGAAGCAGAAAAAAAGGAATACCTTTTTCAATATTGGTCCGAACTCGATTATTACGAGCGTTTTGTCTTTAATAAATTGATCACAGGCAGTTTTAGAATCGGGGTGAGTCAAAAATTGATGACCCGTGCACTATCCAAAGCCACGGGTATTGAAGAGGACATTCTCGCTTATAAACTAATGGGCAATTGGGACCCGAACCGCATCAGTTTCCACGACTTAGTTTTGCAGGAGAAAGAGAGCGATTACCTCTCCAAACCCTATCCCTTCTTTTTAGCATATGCCGTTGAAGACGACGTTACAGATTTGGGTGAGGTAACCCAATGGTCCGCAGAGCACAAATGGGACGGCATTCGATCTCAAACCATTCTTCGAAATGATGAAATCTTTGTCTGGAGTCGGGGTGAAGAACTCGTCACCGATAAATATCCAGAATTTGAAGCTTTTGTTGGCGTTATCCCTAATGGAACAGTGTTGGATGGTGAACTGCTCCCCTATCCCAAAGGAGAAATCGGCACTTTTAAAGACCTTCAGACCCGAATAGGCCGCAAAAACGTTTCAAAATCATTGTTGGAAAAAATCCCTGTCAAGTTGAAAGTCTATGATATTTTGGAATGGAAGGGGAAGGACATCAGAAACAAAACTTATCTGGAGCGAAGAAAAATTTTAGAATCTATGATTTCGACTACGCTCAATAAACAGGTCACTGAGCGCTGGTCATTGAGCGAAGTCGAAATGAGTCGAAACAGAACCCCTTATAATGAATTACCCATACTCCTATCCGAACGGATGCAATTCAATTCTTGGGAAGAAGTGGCAAAAGAAAGGAAATTGTCCAGAGAAAAACATAGTGAGGGCCTAGTGCTCAAACGCAATGACTCCACCTACCAAGTGGGACGAAAAAAAGGGGGCTGGTGGAAATGGAAGGTCGACCCGCTCACCATTGATGCCGTGCTCACCTACGCTATGCGGGGTCATGGCCGGCGAAGCAACCTCTTTACCGACTACACCTTTGCGCTGTGGGATAAAAACGAAGAAGGTGAAAAAGAACTGGTCACCTTTGCCAAGGCCTATTCGGGCTTAACGGACAAAGAGTTTCGGCAAGTGGATGCGTGGATCAAGAAGAATACGTTGGAGCGTTTTGGCCCCGTTCGAAGTGTTACTCCGCAGTATGTGTTTGAAATCGCTTTTGAAGGGATTGCTCCTTCCAAGCGACATAAGAGCGGTGTTGCCACCCGTTTTCCAAGAATTTTAAAATGGCGGAAGGACAAAAAAATCGATGAGGCCAATTCATTGGATGATTTAAAAGCACTGATCCCGAGCAAAGCGAAGGGATCTCATAAAAAATGA